TACGAAGTGCCGTCGTTAGTCCAGAAAGACCAGCACCTAAAATGATATAATCGTATTTATTTTGCACGATATAAAGATACGGGGAAGTTGTAAAAAAAGCGACGTCATTTGTAACTTTACCAAGTGACTCAAACTACAATTTCTAATAATACATTTTTACTACACCCTACTGGCGCAATGTACTGGGAGGAGCAAGATATATTACTCATTGCCGATGTGCATTTTGGGAAAGTAGCTCATTTTAGAAAACACGGTAGTGCCGTTCCTCAAGAAGCGATACAAACTAATTTTGAGCAGTTGGATAAAGCAATTGCATATTACAACCCTCAGGAGGTTTGTTTTTTAGGAGACTTATTTCATTCTGATCTTAATATAGAATGGGCTTATTTTGAAAAATGGATAAGTGACCAGACTGTCAAATTCACATTGGTGATTGGAAATCATGACATCATCTCTCCATTGCGATTTGAAAAGCTAGGGATTACAATTTATGGCGAGAGAATCATTGACGGTTTTTTACTCACGCACCATCCCGAAGAACGAGATGGTTTATACAATTTTTGCGGTCACATTCACCCAGGAGTTCGACTGCAGGGTATGGGAAGACAAGCGCTAAAAATGCCTTGTTTTTTCAAGAAGAAAAGCCAACTCATATTACCTGCCTTTGGAACTTTTACAGGTAATTATTTACTAGAACCAGAAGATGGTGATGAGGTATTTGTACTAACTCCAGATGAAGTAATTTTAATTGCTTAATTGATGTATAGCATCATGAGGAAATACTAGTTCCTGCAATCTTCTTTTTAATTACCACGGCACACATTTTTAATGGTCTGAGCAATAGTCTAACTTTGCAGCCTTAATACAACAGGTGATGGATAAAGACAAATTAGAACTGTCAAAAGAAGAAATGACTGCCTACGGATACCGTATTGTAGATGCCGTAGTAGAACATTTTGATACACAAAACAGTAAGTTTCCTCTGGCTTCTGGAACTCGTGAAGAAATGGATAAGATGTTTCTAGAAGAAGCGCCAGAGAAAGCTTCAGATCCACAAGAAGTACTTGAATTTGTGATAGAAAAGGTGATGAAACAAAGTGCGATTTCTACGCATCCTAAGTCATTTTCATTTGTTCCAGGACCTAGTAACTACGTGAGTGCTATGTCTGACACGCTTGCTACAGGATTTAATATATTTTCTGGCGGCTGGTCACAATCACCACCAGCAGCAGAACTAGAGATTGTAACCATAAGTTGGTTACTTAAGATTTTTGGCTTTCCAGTTAAAAAAGGTGGAGGAATTTTTACAAGTGGAGGGTCTATGGCAAACCTCACTGCTATTGTTACCGCTCGTCGTGTAATGTGTGGGGAAGATTTTGCAAATGCAGTTATCTACCTTTCAGATCAAGCACACTCGTCAAACATAAAGGCGTTGCGTATCGTAGGTTTTACAAAAGATCAAATACGATTAATCCCAACAGACTCTGAGTTTAAATTTTCTACGATAAAACTTCGTAGTGCTATCGCTCGTGATAGACTGGAAGGTTACAATCCGTTTTGTGTAATTGCTACTGCAGGAACCACAAATACGGGTACAGTAGATCCTCTTACTGAAATTTCAAAAATTTGTAAAGAAGAGAAACTGTGGTTCCACATAGATGGAGCATATGGAGGAGCTGCGATTCTAGCAAAAAACGGAAAAGAACTTTTAAAAGGAATTTCTAAAGCAGATTCTCTTACTGTAGATCCGCACAAGTGGTTTTTCCAACCTTACGAGATGGGTTGCCTGTTAATACGTAATCACAAATACTTGAAAAGTACTTTTGTTGAGAAACCAGAGTATTTGAGAGATATAGAAGGTAATGAATCTGAGATTAATTTTTATGATCACGGTGTTCAACTTACAAGACGTTTTAGAGCACTTAAGTTTTATATGTCTTTAAAAACTTTTGGATTAGAAGGATTTAGAAACGCCATCACATATAATATCAAAATTGCCGAAAAGACAGAAAAGCTACTCCGTAAAAGTAAAAAATGGGAGATTGTATCACCAGCTACGCTCGCGATCATCAACTTTAGGTATAACCCTATTGGAAATAAATTTACAGAGAAGCAACTAGATGAACTCAATCAGAAAATCTCTGGGATGGTAACAGCATCTCGTGAGGCCCAACTGGTAACTACGATACTCAATAAGCAAGTGGTGCTGCGTATGTGTTTAATAAATCCGCGTACTACTTTTGACGACGTAAAAGATACCCTAGCACTTTGCGAAAAATTTGCAGGTGAGATTCTGGACTAAGCAAAACTTCGGTTTTGTGAATATTTTAGCAGTAGCTAGGGGTGTTTGAACATAGTAGCCTCTGTAACTTTACTAAAAATCAGTGATTATGAAAAAGACCTATGCGATTGTAAATTTTCTTTCTGTGATATTAGTGTTAGCTGTAAACGGACTGTCACAAGCCCAGCGCTGGAACGATACTACGATAGGTGAAGCTTCAGATAAATATGAGAATTTATTTACACCAGCAGGGTATGCATTTTCTATCTGGGGTGTCATTTTCTTAATGCTATTAGGGTATTCACTTTTTCAATTACGCCGCGCTTTCTTTAGTAAAAAAGAATCTCCGTTCATTGTACAGACTGGCTGGTGGTTTGCTATTGCAAATTTTCTTAATGCTGCATGGGTGGTTGCCTTTACGTATGAATACGTAGGATTATCTGTACTTATCATGTTAGGGATTTTGTCTAGCTTATTACTCGTAATATGGCGTACTAATATGGAACGATGGGATGCTCCTATTGAGGTTATTGGTTTAGTGTGGTGGCCTATTTGCATCTATTCTGGGTGGATAGCAGTAGCAACTATAGCAAATTTTTCTGCATTTTTTGCAAGTATAGGTTGGACAGGAGGACCACTTAACGAAGTAGTATGGACCATGGTGATGATTACTATTGCAGTACTTGTAAATGTGCTTATGGTGTGGATGCGTAATATGCGAGAGTTTGCACTAGTAGCTGTGTGGGCACTTGTAGCGATATTTATAAGACATAAAGACCAGCATGAAAGCATTGCTTATTATGCATTATTAGGCGCAATAGTATTAGTAGTAATTACAATGTTACACGCCTTTAAGAATAAGGAAACCGCTCCTCACTTAAAATTTAAGGAACGGTTTCTCGATAATTAAACCATACTCTGCATATCACTAGCAAACGTAGGATATGCAAAAATCGTTTCTCTAAACTGTGTACACGTCATCTTCTGCTGTATTGCCATTGCAAATAGATTGATCATCTCACTAGCTTCTGGTGCGAGTATCTCGGCACCTAGAATTTCATCATTAGGACCCTTCAAAGTCTTATAGCAATAATATGGCGAGTTAAGTCTCTTAATACTAAACCATTCTGGCACATGTTCTGACAGCACTTTATACTCGATCCCCTCGGCCTTAGCTTGTTGTTCTGTGAGACCTACAGTAGCGAGTTGTGGCGTGGTATAAACCGCGGTAGGAATCGCAGGAAAGCTATATACTTTGCGCTCACCAGTTGCAAGCTGCATACCTACATGTTTTCCTTCTAAACTTGAAAGCGGAGTTAACGGTAAAGAACCACTATCTGCCACATCACCACATGCATATACGTTAGGATTAGAGACACTCTGTAAGTATTTATTTACCTTGATTCCTCGGGATGTGGCTTCTACATTCCCTTTGTCAAGAGCAAGCATGTCAATTGATGGAACACGTCCAGAGGTATTAAAAACCATTTCGGCTTTTAGTTCATGCTCTTTTCCATCTTG
The genomic region above belongs to Dokdonia sp. Dokd-P16 and contains:
- a CDS encoding pyridoxal phosphate-dependent decarboxylase family protein, producing MDKDKLELSKEEMTAYGYRIVDAVVEHFDTQNSKFPLASGTREEMDKMFLEEAPEKASDPQEVLEFVIEKVMKQSAISTHPKSFSFVPGPSNYVSAMSDTLATGFNIFSGGWSQSPPAAELEIVTISWLLKIFGFPVKKGGGIFTSGGSMANLTAIVTARRVMCGEDFANAVIYLSDQAHSSNIKALRIVGFTKDQIRLIPTDSEFKFSTIKLRSAIARDRLEGYNPFCVIATAGTTNTGTVDPLTEISKICKEEKLWFHIDGAYGGAAILAKNGKELLKGISKADSLTVDPHKWFFQPYEMGCLLIRNHKYLKSTFVEKPEYLRDIEGNESEINFYDHGVQLTRRFRALKFYMSLKTFGLEGFRNAITYNIKIAEKTEKLLRKSKKWEIVSPATLAIINFRYNPIGNKFTEKQLDELNQKISGMVTASREAQLVTTILNKQVVLRMCLINPRTTFDDVKDTLALCEKFAGEILD
- the pdeM gene encoding ligase-associated DNA damage response endonuclease PdeM encodes the protein MTQTTISNNTFLLHPTGAMYWEEQDILLIADVHFGKVAHFRKHGSAVPQEAIQTNFEQLDKAIAYYNPQEVCFLGDLFHSDLNIEWAYFEKWISDQTVKFTLVIGNHDIISPLRFEKLGITIYGERIIDGFLLTHHPEERDGLYNFCGHIHPGVRLQGMGRQALKMPCFFKKKSQLILPAFGTFTGNYLLEPEDGDEVFVLTPDEVILIA